In one Aeromicrobium wangtongii genomic region, the following are encoded:
- the kdpC gene encoding potassium-transporting ATPase subunit KdpC, with product MLKDFGRQSLAGLRILLVFTVILGVAYPAAVWGVGRTVHHQTDGQPITTDGRVVGSAIIGQNFTGEEWFHSRPSPNDYDTLASAPSNLGPSNTDLLALIEERRAEVARTESVDPSDVPPDAVTASGSGLDPHISVAYARIQVERVAKANGLGVAAVRQMVANNTDGRSLGFLGEPGVNVLRLNVDVKDAATQTAG from the coding sequence ATGCTCAAGGACTTCGGCCGTCAGTCCCTCGCGGGACTGCGCATCCTCCTGGTCTTCACCGTGATCCTCGGCGTCGCCTATCCGGCAGCCGTCTGGGGTGTCGGACGGACCGTGCACCACCAGACCGACGGGCAGCCGATCACGACGGACGGGCGTGTCGTCGGCTCGGCCATCATCGGGCAGAACTTCACCGGCGAGGAGTGGTTCCACTCCCGTCCGTCGCCCAACGACTACGACACGCTCGCCTCGGCGCCCTCCAACCTCGGGCCGTCCAACACCGATCTGCTGGCCCTGATCGAGGAACGTCGTGCCGAGGTCGCCAGAACCGAGTCGGTCGACCCGTCGGACGTCCCGCCGGACGCGGTCACCGCCTCGGGCTCCGGCCTGGACCCCCACATCTCGGTGGCGTACGCCCGGATCCAGGTCGAGCGGGTCGCCAAGGCCAATGGCCTGGGCGTCGCGGCCGTCCGGCAGATGGTCGCCAACAACACCGATGGGCGGTCGCTGGGCTTCCTCGGCGAGCCGGGGGTCAACGTCCTGCGGTTGAATGTGGATGTGAAGGACGCGGCAACGCAGACGGCGGGCTGA
- a CDS encoding response regulator, with the protein MTIVLTVDDDPAILRTLGINLRARGYEVEVASDGRSALEIVHERMPDVILLDLGLPDLDGIAVLRQLRSFSQVPVIVVSARAESDDKVEALDLGADDYVSKPFDLEELLARVRAATRRSVSGAAEPVVQAGGLLIDTADSRVSRDGQIIHLTPIEWKIVSALVRNRGRLVRQVDLLHEVWGPGYEQETNYLRVHLASIRRKLEPDPGRPSLFITEAGLGYRFNPE; encoded by the coding sequence ATGACCATCGTGCTCACGGTCGACGACGATCCCGCGATCCTGCGCACGCTGGGGATCAACCTGCGCGCCCGCGGCTACGAGGTCGAGGTGGCCTCGGACGGGCGGTCGGCCCTCGAGATCGTCCACGAGCGGATGCCCGATGTCATCCTGCTCGACCTGGGCCTGCCCGACCTGGACGGCATCGCGGTCCTGCGCCAGCTGCGGTCGTTCAGCCAGGTGCCGGTCATCGTGGTCTCGGCGCGCGCCGAGTCCGACGACAAGGTCGAGGCGCTGGACCTGGGCGCCGACGACTACGTGTCCAAGCCCTTCGACCTGGAGGAGCTGCTCGCCCGGGTGCGGGCGGCGACCCGGAGGTCCGTCAGCGGTGCCGCCGAGCCCGTCGTGCAGGCCGGTGGCCTGCTGATCGACACCGCCGACTCCCGGGTCAGCCGCGACGGTCAGATCATCCATCTGACCCCGATCGAGTGGAAGATCGTCTCGGCGCTGGTGCGCAACCGCGGCCGCCTCGTGCGGCAGGTCGACCTGCTGCACGAGGTCTGGGGGCCCGGCTACGAGCAGGAGACGAACTACCTGCGGGTGCACCTGGCCAGCATCCGTCGCAAGCTCGAGCCGGACCCGGGACGGCCGTCGCTGTTCATCACCGAGGCCGGGCTCGGGTACCGGTTCAACCCCGAGTGA
- a CDS encoding LLM class flavin-dependent oxidoreductase — protein sequence MSIDYRHDLLFGSFVTPTAHDPQHTVDLAVTSERAGLDLVTFQDHPYQPAFLDTWTLMSYVAARTERIALSGNVLNLPLRPPAVLAQAATSLDLLSGGRFELGLGAGAFWDAVDAMGGRRLTPGQAVDALAEAIEVIRQLWDTEQRDRTHLDGEYYRLRGAKRGPRAAHPINIWVGAYKPRMLALVGRAADGWLPSINYLDGGPAALPELNERIDDAAQAAGRRPADIRRLLNFATPRFSQRSAGLLDGPAGSWVDQLSALALDHGISGFIIASDDPRTIEQYAAEVAPAVREIVARERA from the coding sequence ATGAGCATCGACTACCGACACGACCTGCTGTTCGGCAGCTTCGTGACCCCCACCGCCCACGATCCGCAGCACACCGTCGATCTGGCGGTCACCTCCGAGCGCGCGGGGCTCGACCTGGTGACCTTCCAGGACCACCCCTACCAACCGGCCTTCCTGGACACCTGGACCCTCATGTCGTACGTGGCCGCCAGGACCGAGCGCATCGCCCTGAGCGGCAACGTCCTCAACCTGCCGTTGCGGCCGCCGGCGGTCCTGGCGCAGGCCGCGACGTCCCTCGACCTGCTCAGCGGAGGTCGCTTCGAGCTCGGTCTCGGCGCCGGCGCCTTCTGGGACGCCGTCGACGCGATGGGCGGACGGCGCCTCACCCCGGGGCAGGCCGTGGACGCGCTGGCGGAGGCCATCGAGGTCATCCGTCAGCTGTGGGACACCGAGCAGCGGGACCGGACCCACCTCGACGGCGAGTACTACCGCCTCCGCGGCGCGAAGCGCGGGCCCCGTGCGGCCCATCCCATCAACATCTGGGTGGGCGCCTACAAACCGCGGATGCTCGCACTCGTCGGCCGCGCCGCCGATGGGTGGCTGCCCTCGATCAACTACCTGGACGGCGGACCCGCCGCCCTGCCCGAGCTGAACGAACGCATCGACGATGCGGCGCAGGCAGCCGGTCGCCGGCCTGCCGACATCCGGCGTCTCCTGAACTTCGCGACCCCTCGGTTCAGCCAGAGGTCCGCCGGCCTGCTGGACGGCCCGGCCGGGTCGTGGGTCGACCAGCTGAGCGCGCTGGCGCTGGACCACGGCATCAGCGGGTTCATCATCGCCAGCGACGACCCCCGCACGATCGAGCAGTACGCCGCAGAGGTGGCCCCCGCGGTGCGCGAGATCGTGGCGCGCGAGCGGGCTTAG
- a CDS encoding TetR-like C-terminal domain-containing protein, whose product MARAGLTTDKVAQAGAQLADELGFEHVTISELARRLGVRVAGRSGRDALIALAGVYRGYATEHPGRYDAARLRLAPEVPAASAGPRLSQMLRDAVRGYDLAEPEQTHAVRLVGSLFHGYISLEGSGGLAHSEPDSATSWASILDALDVMLRSWPAPARA is encoded by the coding sequence ATGGCACGCGCGGGACTCACGACCGACAAGGTGGCGCAGGCCGGCGCCCAGCTGGCCGACGAGCTCGGGTTCGAGCACGTCACGATCTCCGAGCTGGCACGGCGCCTGGGCGTCCGGGTCGCGGGGCGGTCAGGACGCGATGCGCTGATAGCCCTGGCCGGCGTGTACCGCGGGTACGCGACGGAGCACCCCGGGCGCTACGACGCGGCGCGGCTGCGGCTGGCCCCGGAGGTCCCCGCCGCCAGCGCCGGGCCCCGCCTGTCCCAGATGCTGCGGGACGCCGTGCGCGGCTACGACCTGGCCGAGCCCGAGCAGACCCATGCCGTGCGGCTCGTGGGCAGCCTGTTCCACGGTTACATCAGCCTGGAGGGCAGCGGGGGTCTCGCGCACAGCGAGCCCGACTCGGCCACCTCGTGGGCCAGCATCCTGGACGCCCTTGACGTGATGCTGCGCAGCTGGCCCGCCCCCGCCCGAGCCTGA
- a CDS encoding DUF4118 domain-containing protein, producing the protein MENRGKLRVYLGAAPGVGKTYAMLDEAHRRLRRGTDVVVGVVETHGRENTSRALEGLEVVPRRSMDYRGTTYLEMDLDAILARRPEVVVVDELAHTNIGGSRHDKRWQDVEEILAAGIHVITTVNIQHLESLNDVVESITGVRQRETVPDRFVRQADGIELVDMSPQALRRRMAHGNIYAPDKVDAALGQYFREGNLAALRELALLWLADRVEEGLDQYRDKHDIESTWATRERIVVALTGGPESAALLRRAARIASRGAGGEWLALYVARRDGLSGVTPDQLLKLRTMTEDLGGTLHSVVGDDTATAILEFARAENASQVIIGASRRGRLATLLRPGVGERVIAASGDIDAHVVTHDYARRKNLTVRTSSNLSRRRLVLGYAFAVLAPLLASGVMVVTDPLHGLPTEAMVLMAVVVATALVGGIIPAIVSAALSSILLNVVFTPPRRSLTISDPENAFAIGLFLVVGIAVASVVDRAARSTVLARKARAESEALTVLSHSLLHVGDDIESLLAGACELFGARGAAIFTTVDGRAEAIVSSGSPPASPDTADVTVSIDDSTTLAMCGRQLDASDRRLLKAYAAHASVLAERTRAQQAETERAQLAVANKTRTALLAAVSHDLRSPLAAVKAAAASLRNTTIAWSPEDEAALLETIEDSADRLNALVANLLDMSRIQTGALTPVLAEVDLGAAVRQALDTIPDSSRIAVHIGEGAVAMADPGLLERVIANICENALKYAPDGAPITIDASCAAGRVLLRIADSGPGVSKESHGRLFAPFQRLGDVPAGDGVGLGLAVAQGLTEAMGGTLGAEDTPGGGLTLVLELTTPQEMP; encoded by the coding sequence GTGGAGAACCGAGGCAAGCTGAGGGTCTACCTCGGCGCGGCCCCCGGCGTGGGCAAGACCTACGCGATGCTCGACGAGGCACACCGCCGCCTGCGGCGCGGTACCGATGTCGTCGTGGGGGTCGTCGAGACCCACGGGCGGGAGAACACGTCCCGGGCGCTCGAAGGCTTGGAGGTGGTGCCGCGGCGGTCGATGGACTACCGCGGCACCACCTACCTTGAGATGGACCTGGACGCGATCCTCGCGCGCCGGCCCGAGGTCGTCGTCGTCGACGAGCTCGCCCACACCAACATCGGCGGGTCCCGGCACGACAAGCGGTGGCAGGACGTCGAGGAGATCCTCGCGGCCGGGATCCATGTCATCACGACCGTCAACATCCAGCACCTGGAGTCGCTGAACGACGTCGTGGAGTCGATCACCGGCGTCCGCCAGCGCGAGACGGTCCCCGACCGGTTCGTGCGTCAGGCCGACGGGATCGAGCTGGTCGACATGAGCCCTCAGGCCCTGCGTCGCCGGATGGCTCACGGCAACATCTACGCGCCCGACAAGGTCGACGCCGCGCTCGGGCAGTACTTCCGGGAGGGCAACCTGGCGGCCCTGCGGGAGCTCGCGCTGCTGTGGCTGGCCGACCGGGTCGAGGAAGGGCTCGACCAGTACCGCGACAAGCACGACATCGAGTCCACCTGGGCCACCCGCGAACGCATCGTGGTGGCGCTGACCGGCGGCCCGGAGTCGGCGGCGCTCCTGCGCCGCGCCGCGCGGATCGCATCCCGCGGTGCCGGCGGAGAGTGGCTCGCGCTGTACGTAGCCCGCCGCGACGGACTGTCCGGCGTGACGCCCGACCAGCTGCTCAAGCTGCGCACCATGACCGAGGATCTCGGCGGCACGCTGCACAGCGTCGTCGGTGACGACACCGCGACCGCGATCCTGGAGTTCGCGCGGGCCGAGAACGCCAGCCAGGTCATCATCGGTGCCAGCCGGAGGGGCCGGCTCGCGACGCTCCTGCGCCCCGGGGTGGGGGAGCGGGTCATCGCGGCCTCCGGCGACATCGACGCCCACGTCGTCACGCACGACTACGCGCGCCGCAAGAACCTCACCGTCCGCACCTCGAGCAACCTCAGCCGCCGGCGGCTCGTCCTCGGCTACGCCTTCGCGGTTCTGGCTCCGCTGCTGGCCAGCGGTGTGATGGTCGTGACCGATCCGCTCCACGGGCTGCCCACCGAGGCGATGGTCCTGATGGCCGTCGTGGTCGCCACCGCCCTGGTCGGAGGCATCATCCCGGCGATCGTCTCGGCGGCGCTCAGCAGCATCCTGCTCAACGTCGTCTTCACCCCGCCGCGGCGGTCGTTGACGATCTCCGACCCGGAGAACGCCTTCGCGATCGGCTTGTTCCTGGTCGTGGGCATCGCGGTCGCGTCGGTCGTGGATCGTGCCGCGCGCAGCACGGTGCTCGCGCGCAAGGCCCGGGCCGAGTCCGAGGCGCTGACCGTGCTGTCCCACAGCCTGCTGCACGTCGGTGACGACATCGAGTCGCTGCTGGCGGGTGCCTGCGAGCTCTTCGGGGCCCGAGGGGCGGCCATCTTCACCACGGTGGATGGACGCGCCGAGGCGATCGTGTCGTCCGGCTCGCCACCTGCCTCACCGGACACCGCGGACGTCACCGTCTCGATCGACGACTCGACCACCCTTGCGATGTGCGGCCGTCAGCTCGACGCTTCCGACCGCCGGCTCCTGAAGGCTTACGCTGCGCACGCCTCGGTGCTGGCCGAGCGCACCCGTGCCCAGCAGGCCGAGACCGAGCGGGCGCAGCTCGCGGTGGCCAACAAGACCCGCACCGCCCTGCTGGCGGCGGTCTCGCACGACCTGCGCTCGCCGCTGGCAGCTGTCAAGGCAGCCGCCGCGAGCCTGCGCAACACCACGATCGCCTGGTCGCCGGAGGACGAGGCGGCGCTGCTGGAGACCATCGAGGACTCCGCCGACCGGCTCAACGCCCTGGTCGCCAACCTGCTGGACATGAGCCGGATCCAGACCGGCGCGCTGACACCGGTGCTGGCCGAGGTCGACCTCGGTGCGGCCGTGCGCCAGGCCCTGGACACGATCCCCGACAGCAGCCGGATCGCGGTGCACATCGGCGAGGGCGCGGTGGCGATGGCCGACCCGGGGCTGCTCGAGCGGGTCATCGCCAACATCTGCGAGAACGCGCTGAAGTACGCCCCCGACGGCGCGCCGATCACCATCGACGCCTCCTGTGCGGCCGGCCGGGTCCTGCTGCGCATCGCGGACAGCGGCCCGGGCGTCAGCAAGGAGAGCCACGGACGCCTGTTCGCCCCCTTCCAACGGCTGGGCGACGTGCCCGCCGGCGACGGCGTGGGCCTCGGCCTGGCGGTGGCCCAGGGACTGACCGAGGCGATGGGTGGGACGCTGGGCGCCGAGGACACGCCCGGCGGCGGCCTCACTCTCGTCCTCGAGCTCACCACCCCCCAGGAGATGCCATGA
- a CDS encoding alpha-hydroxy-acid oxidizing protein, translated as MPEQSSPPAEPTATEGRGRARQSAIYRDGVLGRRPSVPTDFAELERRARRASSAKAWAYVAGGAGEGQTMRNNRAAFDRWSIVPRMAHGEAVRDLSVDLLGTRLPTPLLLAPVGAGQLIDPDCDLHVARAAEATGVPYIFTNQGGTPMEQAAAAMPGGRHWMQLYWSTDEGLVDSLIGRAEASGAQALVVTLDTTLLGWRPQDLNLGSLPFAQGKGIGQYTSDPRFREIVAERIAAAKSSGAASDVKITLGAIRSLLTMTREHPGSFWSNLRSPVPRASVETFLDIYSNPGLSWDHLETLRGRTRLPIVLKGILHPDDARRALELGVDAIVVSNHGGRQVDRSIASLDALVSVRDAIGPEPTVLFDSGIRTGADVFMALALGADACLLGRPYMYGLAVAGQQGVEDVISNIIAELDLTMALTGATHAGAIPGDLVVANPSR; from the coding sequence GTGCCAGAACAGTCCTCACCGCCAGCCGAGCCCACAGCGACCGAAGGCCGAGGACGAGCCCGGCAGAGCGCGATCTATCGCGACGGGGTGCTGGGACGGCGGCCATCGGTGCCGACCGACTTCGCGGAGCTCGAGCGCCGGGCGCGCCGCGCCAGCTCCGCCAAGGCCTGGGCCTACGTCGCCGGCGGAGCCGGCGAGGGACAGACGATGCGCAACAACCGGGCCGCCTTCGACCGCTGGTCGATCGTGCCCCGGATGGCGCACGGCGAGGCGGTCCGCGACCTGTCGGTCGACCTGCTCGGCACGCGACTGCCCACCCCGCTGCTGCTGGCGCCGGTCGGCGCCGGCCAGCTCATCGATCCCGACTGCGACCTGCACGTGGCCCGCGCCGCCGAGGCGACCGGTGTGCCGTACATCTTCACCAACCAGGGCGGGACGCCGATGGAGCAGGCCGCTGCGGCGATGCCCGGCGGCCGGCACTGGATGCAGCTGTATTGGAGCACCGACGAAGGGCTCGTCGACAGCCTCATCGGCCGGGCCGAGGCCAGTGGCGCACAGGCGCTGGTCGTCACGCTCGACACGACCCTGCTGGGCTGGCGGCCCCAGGACCTGAACCTCGGCTCGCTGCCGTTCGCCCAGGGCAAGGGCATCGGCCAGTACACGTCCGACCCGCGTTTCCGCGAGATCGTCGCCGAGCGCATCGCGGCGGCCAAGAGCTCCGGGGCCGCCTCGGACGTCAAGATCACCTTGGGCGCCATCCGCTCGCTGCTGACGATGACCCGCGAGCACCCGGGATCGTTCTGGTCCAACCTGCGCTCCCCCGTGCCGCGGGCCTCGGTGGAGACCTTCCTGGACATCTACTCCAACCCGGGGCTGAGCTGGGACCACCTCGAGACGCTGCGCGGCCGCACCCGCCTGCCGATCGTCCTGAAGGGCATCCTGCACCCCGACGACGCCCGACGCGCCCTCGAGCTGGGTGTCGACGCGATCGTCGTGTCCAACCACGGCGGACGCCAGGTGGACCGGTCGATCGCCTCGCTGGACGCGCTGGTCTCGGTGCGGGACGCGATCGGTCCGGAGCCCACGGTGCTGTTCGACAGCGGCATCCGCACCGGGGCGGATGTCTTCATGGCGCTGGCCCTCGGGGCCGATGCCTGCCTGCTGGGCCGCCCCTACATGTACGGCCTCGCCGTGGCCGGCCAGCAGGGCGTCGAGGACGTCATCTCCAACATCATCGCCGAGCTGGACCTCACGATGGCGCTGACCGGCGCCACCCACGCCGGCGCGATCCCGGGGGACCTGGTGGTCGCGAACCCCTCGCGCTAG
- a CDS encoding FAD-binding oxidoreductase — protein MVVHHPQIREALPASLARRALGPGDPAYRSVSSTYLRGGRPALVLRPTSVAEVVEAVAFAREYRALPLGIRSGGHGISGRSTNRGGLVIDVSALDGVEVLDEAARRVRIGPGATWKQVSAVLHEHGWAIGSGDYGGVGVGGLATAGGIGYLGRRFGLTIDHVRAVELVLADGSTMRASDDENPDLFWAVRGAGANFGVATSFELEADELGPVGWAHLTLTTSDLAGSLTRFGQLATAAPRDTTAFLVAGRPHGTETHLALYAVVADPEPDVIVERLTPFLDLGTVVRQQVVVTPYRDIMQLAPDVGPDGHHGFGEPSSRSSFLPILDGDTAQRIEAMLATGQIFFLQLRTMGGAISDVPPDRTAFAHRSPAFQLTGLGTPDLDAAWALVEPVSDGLYLSFETRTGPEQIRAAFPGATLSRLIALKHQHDPENLFRDNFNVLVTEADPDQETQP, from the coding sequence ATGGTCGTCCATCATCCGCAGATCCGTGAGGCGCTCCCGGCCTCGCTCGCTCGACGCGCCCTCGGACCGGGCGACCCGGCCTACCGATCGGTGTCGTCGACATATCTGCGAGGCGGCCGCCCCGCTCTCGTCCTGCGCCCGACCTCGGTCGCGGAGGTGGTGGAGGCCGTCGCCTTCGCCCGCGAGTACCGGGCGCTGCCGCTGGGCATCCGCAGCGGCGGCCACGGCATCAGCGGCCGGTCGACCAACCGCGGCGGCCTGGTGATCGACGTCAGCGCCCTCGACGGCGTCGAGGTCCTCGACGAGGCGGCGCGGCGGGTGCGGATCGGGCCGGGGGCCACGTGGAAGCAGGTCTCGGCGGTGCTGCACGAGCATGGCTGGGCAATCGGATCGGGCGACTACGGCGGTGTCGGGGTCGGCGGCCTCGCGACGGCCGGAGGAATCGGCTACCTGGGCCGGCGATTCGGGCTGACGATCGACCACGTGCGCGCCGTCGAGCTCGTGCTGGCCGACGGCAGCACGATGCGCGCCTCCGACGACGAGAACCCCGACCTGTTCTGGGCCGTTCGGGGGGCCGGCGCGAACTTCGGGGTGGCCACCAGCTTCGAGCTCGAGGCCGACGAGCTGGGCCCCGTCGGCTGGGCTCACCTGACCCTCACCACCTCCGATCTCGCCGGTTCACTGACCCGTTTCGGCCAGCTGGCCACGGCAGCGCCCCGCGACACGACGGCATTCCTGGTCGCCGGGCGACCGCACGGCACGGAGACGCACCTGGCGCTGTACGCGGTCGTCGCCGATCCGGAGCCGGACGTCATCGTGGAGCGGCTCACCCCGTTCCTCGACCTGGGCACCGTGGTGCGGCAGCAGGTGGTGGTGACGCCCTACCGCGACATCATGCAGCTGGCGCCGGACGTCGGGCCCGACGGGCACCACGGGTTCGGGGAGCCATCCTCGCGCTCGAGCTTCCTGCCCATCCTCGACGGGGACACGGCGCAGCGCATTGAGGCGATGCTCGCGACCGGCCAGATCTTCTTCCTGCAGCTGCGCACCATGGGTGGAGCGATCAGCGACGTGCCACCCGACCGCACCGCGTTCGCCCACCGTTCCCCCGCCTTCCAGCTCACCGGCTTGGGCACCCCCGACCTCGACGCCGCCTGGGCGCTCGTCGAGCCGGTGTCCGACGGGCTGTACCTGAGCTTCGAGACCCGCACGGGACCCGAGCAGATCCGTGCGGCCTTCCCCGGCGCGACGCTCTCGCGACTGATCGCGCTCAAGCACCAGCACGACCCGGAGAACCTGTTCCGGGACAACTTCAACGTCCTCGTGACCGAGGCAGACCCAGATCAGGAGACACAGCCATGA
- a CDS encoding FtsX-like permease family protein — protein sequence MITIALRMARHRITSLIAVACAVLGGAALVTATGVLAESGLSSHAPLGRLAGADIVVTAQQSVPVPEDLDAALPERRRIDSSVADDLAGVPGVRRAVADVSFPASLLGRDDRPVDLGDPAVAAHNWSAAHLLGDRRTDGRAPTGTDEIALGATAAARADAAVGDTVRVVAAGRPQQEYRVSGVLPGGGDELYLSDSAAATLVSDGTGQGSPQADLIGLQVEKGSTGSVAAAVEKTLRGTDLVVSTGAARGDTTAPDVTAARGLLLIVAASFAGTVAMLVAFVLAGAVTVSVAGRRRELALIRSIGGTPAQVRGLVANETAIVAALSALPGIALGYAITGQLADLLRSVGILPDSLPLTVGPLPGLAALVTMVVAAYIAAQAASRRTSRMTSTQAMVESATEARRPSRVRGWVGLGLLAASFVISVGPLVMPDENGAAATASVGILAAIGLAVCAPMLLGRVVEAFAGRVRTGASAPTWLAVANLRVFSRRFSGVMAASAMLMIFTLTYALSQTTLIRAMEDTARDGTMAQLSVTGGALGGVPNDVLADIRAADGVQAAAPVSTTSVAWTHRTLGDEATEPESAMILTPQASKVLDLDVQHGSLRGLTGNTVAVGSDVASSRDAEVGKVVRMALGDGTDVKAQVVAVYGRQLGFGSIVLSRDLALQHTTSRLDQGILVRADDMDRATRSLAALTASHPGLAVEDVAHPDGPSATTQSLALNAATLVVLLGYLTLTIANRIVAMTTQRRGEISAIRFAGATRRQVLAMTRREALMTATVASVGALVVAAVPLLFLSIGFLERPWPAGPVWLLPATVLLVFAIILGSVELPTRHLLRSSPTQTGR from the coding sequence ATGATCACGATCGCCCTGCGGATGGCCCGCCACCGCATCACCTCCCTCATCGCCGTCGCGTGCGCCGTGCTCGGCGGCGCCGCACTCGTCACCGCCACCGGCGTGCTGGCCGAGTCCGGCCTGAGCTCGCACGCCCCCCTCGGACGTCTTGCCGGCGCCGACATCGTTGTCACCGCCCAGCAGAGCGTGCCCGTCCCCGAGGACCTGGATGCGGCGCTGCCGGAGCGCCGGCGCATCGACAGCTCGGTGGCCGACGACCTCGCCGGCGTCCCCGGTGTGCGACGGGCCGTGGCCGATGTGTCCTTCCCGGCGTCCCTGCTCGGCCGCGACGACCGCCCCGTCGACCTCGGCGACCCGGCCGTCGCGGCCCACAACTGGTCGGCGGCCCACCTGCTGGGCGACCGCCGGACCGACGGCCGCGCGCCGACCGGCACCGACGAGATCGCGCTGGGCGCCACCGCCGCGGCCAGGGCCGACGCCGCCGTGGGCGACACCGTGCGCGTCGTCGCGGCCGGTCGCCCGCAGCAGGAGTACCGCGTCTCGGGCGTGCTGCCCGGCGGCGGGGACGAGCTGTACCTCAGTGACTCGGCCGCCGCGACGCTCGTGTCCGACGGGACCGGGCAGGGCTCGCCGCAGGCCGACCTCATCGGCCTGCAGGTCGAGAAGGGATCGACCGGTTCGGTGGCCGCCGCGGTCGAGAAGACGCTGCGGGGCACGGACCTGGTCGTGTCCACCGGAGCGGCCCGCGGCGACACCACCGCCCCCGACGTCACCGCAGCGCGCGGCCTGCTGCTGATCGTCGCCGCCTCGTTCGCGGGGACCGTCGCGATGCTCGTGGCCTTCGTCCTGGCCGGCGCCGTGACGGTGTCCGTCGCCGGGCGTCGCCGCGAGCTGGCGCTGATCCGGTCGATCGGCGGCACCCCGGCGCAGGTGCGCGGGCTCGTCGCGAACGAGACGGCCATCGTCGCAGCGCTCTCCGCGCTGCCGGGCATCGCCCTGGGCTATGCCATCACGGGCCAGCTGGCCGATCTGCTGCGCTCGGTCGGCATCCTGCCCGACAGCCTGCCCCTGACCGTCGGCCCGCTGCCGGGCCTGGCCGCCCTCGTCACGATGGTGGTGGCGGCCTACATCGCCGCCCAGGCCGCGTCCCGCCGGACCTCGCGGATGACGTCGACCCAGGCGATGGTCGAGTCCGCGACCGAGGCCCGCCGCCCGTCGCGGGTGCGCGGCTGGGTCGGCCTGGGCCTGCTGGCCGCCTCGTTCGTGATCTCCGTCGGCCCGCTGGTCATGCCGGACGAGAACGGTGCCGCGGCGACCGCGTCCGTCGGCATCCTGGCGGCGATCGGCCTGGCCGTCTGCGCACCGATGCTGCTGGGCCGCGTGGTCGAGGCCTTCGCCGGCCGGGTCCGGACGGGCGCCTCGGCGCCGACCTGGCTGGCCGTCGCCAACCTGCGGGTGTTCAGCCGCCGCTTCTCGGGGGTCATGGCCGCCTCGGCGATGCTGATGATCTTCACCCTGACCTACGCCTTGTCCCAGACCACACTGATCCGCGCGATGGAGGACACCGCGCGCGACGGGACCATGGCGCAGCTGAGCGTCACCGGCGGCGCGCTGGGCGGTGTCCCCAACGACGTGCTTGCCGACATCCGCGCCGCGGACGGCGTGCAGGCCGCCGCACCCGTGTCGACGACGTCCGTGGCGTGGACCCACCGCACGCTCGGCGATGAGGCGACCGAGCCGGAGTCGGCGATGATCCTGACGCCGCAGGCGTCCAAGGTCCTCGACCTGGACGTCCAGCACGGCAGCCTCCGGGGACTGACCGGCAACACCGTCGCGGTCGGTTCCGACGTGGCGTCCTCGCGCGATGCCGAGGTCGGCAAGGTCGTCCGGATGGCCCTGGGCGACGGGACCGACGTCAAGGCACAGGTGGTCGCCGTCTACGGTCGCCAGCTCGGCTTCGGCTCGATCGTCCTGTCCCGCGACCTGGCGCTGCAGCACACGACGTCCCGTCTCGACCAGGGCATCCTCGTCCGGGCCGACGACATGGACCGGGCCACCCGGTCGCTGGCGGCGCTCACCGCGTCCCACCCCGGCCTCGCCGTGGAGGACGTCGCACACCCGGACGGTCCGTCCGCGACCACGCAGAGCCTGGCGCTCAACGCGGCGACGCTCGTGGTCCTGCTGGGCTACCTGACCCTGACGATCGCCAACCGGATCGTCGCGATGACGACCCAGCGGCGTGGCGAGATCTCCGCGATCCGGTTCGCCGGGGCCACCCGTCGCCAGGTGCTGGCCATGACCCGTCGTGAGGCGTTGATGACGGCCACCGTCGCCAGCGTCGGCGCGCTGGTGGTCGCCGCGGTGCCGCTGCTGTTCCTCAGCATCGGCTTCCTCGAACGCCCGTGGCCGGCCGGACCGGTCTGGCTGCTGCCCGCGACGGTTCTGCTGGTCTTCGCGATCATCCTGGGCTCGGTCGAGCTGCCCACCCGCCACCTGCTGCGCTCGTCCCCTACCCAGACCGGACGATGA